One Carassius auratus strain Wakin chromosome 4, ASM336829v1, whole genome shotgun sequence DNA segment encodes these proteins:
- the LOC113063255 gene encoding ataxin-10-like produces the protein MAASSDSMQNINSALWQIATEKLTNTHLTTLKTVTTALRDEQFRASVDREALGNLFAALSKLSVDVEHLIEKIDSQEEEEASLCLKLTAECFRAHRNACVKCPQNQCCLRDLGSIKLSFEILNRLLKISSGGSNEIHDALRCGIQFLGNIAVGNQLCKDDIWELGFPRIFWDLLELADEKAVSYTCMVIHTCLDEHKTEQLVKDTQQLKLSLKIMDLCKTLPDVDWTVFIVTQHFLKSSELVRKMYTEMTNEERLTLLELILAQLGVIEEENCLMPLSTAQFLASCFSDHCRSVLTLSSESSDDQEAMVVIRLLDILCEITSGCKEFMALQDHSDLLSATVDLLKEVHLLGKTSRNVFTAAQDFSLTRPGGADTHPALSFKAHLVRLIGNLSHGHIVNQDKVRELDGIALILDNCSIDSNNPFISQWAVFAIRNILEHNLENQKLIQGLRRQGVADDTMLREMGFRVEERDGSLLLRPLKKDP, from the exons ATGGCAGCCTCCAGTGACAGCATGCAGAACATAAACAGCGCGCTCTGGCAGATAGCCACAGAAAAacttacaaacacacatctcACAACTTTGAAAACTGTGACGACAGCTTTACGGGATGAGCAGTTCAG AGCCAGTGTTGACAGGGAGGCTCTTGGAAACCTCTTTGCAGCGTTGTCAAAACTTTCTGTGGATGTTGAGCATTTGATTGAGAAGATAGAttcacaagaagaagaagaagcatctCTATGCCTTAAACTCACCGCAGAGTGTTTCAGAGCGCACAGAAATGCCTGTGTGAAGTGCCCTCAAAACCAGTGCTGTCTGAG AGATCTAGGCTCTATCAAGCTATCTTTTGAGATTTTGAACAGACTCCTGAAGATTTCATCAGGAGGTTCAAATGAGATTCATGACG CACTTCGATGTGGGATTCAGTTTCTTGGTAACATTGCTGTTGGAAACCAGCTTTGCAAAGATGACATCTGGGAGCTTGGTTTCCCGCGCATCTTCTG GGATCTTTTGGAGCTTGCGGATGAGAAAGCGGTTTCATACACATGTATGGTGATCCACACTTGTCTGGATGAACACAAGACAGAGCAGCTAGTTAAAGACACACAGCAGCTTAAATTGTCCCTGAAGATCATGGACTTGTGCAAGACATTGCCTGATGTGGACTGGAC GGTCTTTATTGTCACACAACACTTCCTCAAGTCGTCAGAGCTTGTAAGGAAGATGTACACCGAAATGACCAATGAGGAAAG GCTCACACTGCTGGAGCTGATTTTAGCACAGCTTGGTGTCATTGAGGAGGAGAACTGCTTAATGCCGCTGAGCACAGCTCAGTTCCTGGCTTCCTGCTTCTCTGATCACTGCAGATCTGTTCTCACTCTGAGCTCTGAATCATCAGATGACCAG GAGGCTATGGTTGTCATCAGGCTTTTGGACATCCTTTGTGAAATCACCTCTGGCTGCAAGGAGTTCATGGCACTGCAGGATCACTCTGACCTTTTGAGCGCAACAGTCG ATCTCTTAAAAGAGGTCCACTTATTGGGCAAAACCAGTAGAAATGTGTTCACCGCAGCACAGGATTTCTCCTTGACAAGGCCAGGGGGCGCCGACACCCATCCTGCCCTCAGTTTCAAAGCTCATCTCGTTCGCCTCATTGGGAACCTATCTCATGGCCACATTGTCAACCAGGACAAG GTAAGAGAACTGGACGGTATAGCTCTCATTCTGGACAACTGCAGCATTGACAGCAACAACCCCT tcaTAAGCCAGTGGGCTGTGTTTGCCATCCGGAACATCCTGGAACACAACCTAGAGAATCAGAAGCTGATACAAGGTCTTCGGAGACAAGGTGTGGCAGACGACACGATGCTCAGAGAAATGGGCTTCAGAGTGGAAGAAAGGGATGGAAGTCTACTGCTTAGGCCCCTAAAGAAGGACCCATAG
- the LOC113063271 gene encoding protein Wnt-7b-like, with protein sequence MRSISSCGALLSVYYPQIFLILTSGSYLALSSVVALGANIICNKIPGLAPRQRAICQSRPDAIIIIGEGAQLGINECQYQFRYGRWNCSALGERTVFGQELRVGSKEAAFTYAVTAAGVAHAVTAACSQGNLSHCGCDREKQGYHDQEEGWKWGGCSADVKYGVEFSRRFVDAREIKKNARRLMNLHNNEAGRKVLEERMKLECKCHGVSGSCTTKTCWTTLPKFREIGYVLKERYATAVEVEAVRATRFRQPSFLRLKQSRGYIKPTDTDLVYLERSPNYCEEDAATGSAGTRGRLCNHTSPHADGCNLMCCGRGHNTHQYTRVWQCNCKFQWCCFVKCNTCSEKTEVFTCK encoded by the exons ATGCGCAGCATCTCATCCTGCGGTGCACTGCTGTCAGTCTACTACCCCCAGATCTTCCTCATCCTCACCAGCGGCAGCTACCT GGCTTTGTCTTCAGTCGTGGCTTTGGGCGCTAACATCATCTGCAACAAGATCCCCGGCCTGGCCCCCCGACAGCGCGCCATCTGCCAGAGCCGCCCAGATGCCATCATCATCATTGGGGAGGGCGCTCAGCTAGGCATCAACGAGTGCCAGTATCAGTTTCGCTACGGACGGTGGAACTGCTCTGCCCTTGGCGAGAGGACCGTCTTTGGGCAAGAGCTGAGAGTAG GTAGCAAGGAGGCTGCATTTACCTACGCCGTCACGGCAGCAGGTGTTGCCCACGCTGTGACAGCAGCCTGCAGTCAGGGCAACCTGAGCCACTGTGGCTGTGACAGAGAAAAACAGGGCTATCACGACCAGGAGGAGGGCTGGAAATGGGGCGGCTGCTCGGCAGACGTCAAATACGGAGTGGAGTTCTCCAGACGCTTTGTAGATGCCCGAGAGATTAAAAAAAACGCAAGGAGACTAATGAACCTGCACAATAACGAAGCAGGAAGAAAG GTCCTAGAGGAACGGATGAAGCTGGAATGTAAATGTCATGGCGTCTCCGGCTCATGTACCACAAAAACCTGTTGGACGACTTTGCCGAAATTCCGAGAGATCGGCTACGTCCTTAAGGAGCGTTATGCCACTGCAGTCGAGGTGGAGGCTGTGAGAGCCACGCGTTTTCGGCAACCGTCTTTCCTGCGTCTCAAGCAGTCCCGTGGGTACATAAAGCCCACCGACACAGACTTGGTTTACTTGGAGCGCTCGCCCAACTATTGTGAGGAGGACGCTGCCACGGGGAGCGCAGGAACGAGAGGGCGGCTGTGTAACCACACGTCTCCTCACGCGGACGGCTGCAACCTGATGTGCTGCGGCCGAGGCCACAACACCCATCAGTACACACGCGTGTGGCAGTGCAACTGCAAGTTCCAGTGGTGCTGCTTCGTTAAGTGTAACACCTGCAGTGAAAAGACGGAGGTGTTTACCTGTAAATGA